A genomic window from Micromonospora sp. WMMA1947 includes:
- a CDS encoding ABC transporter ATP-binding protein → MILARAEQVSRRYGEVLALDRVDLTVRAGELVGLLGPNGAGKSTLINLLVGLRRPTTGRVELCGGDPRDPASRRQLGVTPQETGLPGTLRVGEVVDFVSAHFPDPVPRGELLDRFGLADQVRRQTGGLSGGQRRRLAVALAFVGRPRLVVLDEPTTGLDVEARHALWDAIRGFHADGGTVLLSSHYLEEVEALAQRVVVIGHGRVLADDSVAAIRGIVGVRRVSLVADDLPALPGVVATERTDGRVHLLTTDADQLVRDLVTAGVAFRDLEVRPTSLEEAFLAITAEDRPAPTAA, encoded by the coding sequence ATGATCCTGGCCCGCGCCGAACAGGTCAGCCGCCGCTACGGCGAGGTGCTGGCGCTGGACCGGGTCGACCTCACCGTCCGGGCCGGCGAGCTGGTCGGCCTGCTCGGGCCGAACGGCGCCGGCAAGAGCACGCTGATCAACCTGCTGGTCGGGCTGCGCCGCCCGACCACCGGCCGGGTCGAGCTGTGCGGCGGCGACCCGCGCGACCCGGCGAGCCGGCGGCAGCTCGGTGTCACCCCGCAGGAGACCGGCCTGCCCGGCACGCTGCGGGTCGGCGAGGTGGTCGACTTCGTCTCCGCGCACTTCCCCGACCCGGTGCCCCGGGGCGAGCTGCTCGACCGGTTCGGCCTCGCCGACCAGGTACGCCGGCAGACCGGTGGTCTCTCCGGCGGCCAGCGCCGCCGGCTGGCCGTGGCGCTGGCGTTCGTCGGCCGTCCCCGGCTGGTGGTGCTCGACGAGCCGACCACCGGCCTCGACGTGGAGGCGCGGCACGCCCTCTGGGACGCGATCCGCGGCTTCCACGCCGACGGCGGCACCGTGCTGCTGAGCAGCCATTACCTGGAGGAGGTGGAGGCGCTCGCGCAGCGGGTGGTGGTGATCGGTCACGGGCGGGTGCTGGCCGACGACTCGGTGGCCGCGATCCGCGGGATCGTCGGCGTACGCCGGGTCAGCCTGGTCGCCGACGACCTGCCGGCGCTGCCGGGCGTGGTCGCCACCGAACGCACCGACGGGCGGGTGCACCTGCTCACCACCGACGCCGACCAGCTCGTCCGCGACCTGGTCACCGCCGGGGTGGCCTTCCGCGACCTGGAGGTCCGGCCCACCTCGCTGGAGGAGGCGTTCCTCGCCATCACGGCCGAAGACCGGCCCGCGCCCACAGCCGCCTAG
- the paaA gene encoding 1,2-phenylacetyl-CoA epoxidase subunit PaaA, whose product MYGNDFAPPEDAPGGGLLGEVEAAEAALREAAARARRGGAAPDEDVEAYFADVISADQKIEPRDWMPEAYRRTLIRQIAQHAHSEIIGMQPEGNWISRAPSLKRKAILLAKVQDEAGHGLYLYAAAETLGISRDELVELLLEGRQKYSSIFNYPTLTWADVGAIGWLVDGAAIVNQVPLCRCSYGPYARAMIRVCKEESFHQRQGYEILHTLAHGTEAQKAMAQDAVDRWWYPSLAMFGPPDGDSTHSAQSMAWKIKRFSNDELRQRFVDMCVGQAEVLGLTLPDPDLRWNDERQAYDYTQPDYDELMRVIKGDGPCNRERMAHRRKAHADGAWVREAAAAYAAKRAERKEPVPA is encoded by the coding sequence ATGTATGGCAACGACTTCGCCCCGCCGGAGGACGCTCCGGGCGGCGGCCTGCTCGGCGAGGTGGAGGCGGCGGAAGCGGCGCTGCGCGAGGCGGCGGCGCGGGCCCGGCGCGGCGGTGCGGCCCCGGACGAGGACGTCGAGGCGTACTTCGCCGACGTCATCAGCGCGGACCAGAAGATCGAACCCCGCGACTGGATGCCCGAGGCGTACCGCAGGACGCTGATCCGGCAGATCGCGCAGCACGCCCACTCCGAGATCATCGGCATGCAGCCGGAGGGCAACTGGATCAGCCGGGCGCCGTCGCTCAAGCGCAAGGCGATCCTGCTCGCCAAGGTGCAGGACGAGGCCGGTCACGGCCTCTACCTCTACGCGGCCGCCGAGACGCTCGGCATCAGCCGCGACGAGCTGGTGGAGCTGCTGCTCGAGGGGCGGCAGAAGTACAGCTCGATCTTCAACTATCCGACGCTGACCTGGGCCGACGTGGGCGCGATCGGCTGGCTCGTGGACGGCGCGGCGATCGTCAACCAGGTGCCGCTGTGCCGCTGCTCCTACGGCCCGTACGCCCGGGCCATGATCCGGGTCTGCAAGGAGGAATCGTTCCACCAGCGGCAGGGCTACGAGATCCTGCACACGCTGGCGCACGGCACCGAAGCGCAGAAGGCGATGGCCCAGGACGCGGTGGACCGCTGGTGGTATCCGTCACTGGCCATGTTCGGCCCGCCGGACGGCGACTCGACGCACAGCGCCCAGTCCATGGCCTGGAAGATCAAGCGCTTCTCCAACGACGAGCTGCGTCAGCGCTTCGTCGACATGTGCGTCGGCCAGGCGGAGGTGCTCGGCCTGACCCTTCCCGACCCCGACCTGCGCTGGAACGACGAGCGGCAGGCGTACGACTACACCCAGCCCGACTACGACGAGCTGATGCGGGTGATCAAGGGCGACGGGCCGTGCAACAGGGAGCGCATGGCGCACCGGCGTAAGGCGCACGCCGACGGCGCGTGGGTACGGGAGGCCGCCGCGGCGTACGCCGCGAAGCGGGCAGAGCGAAAGGAGCCGGTGCCGGCATGA
- the paaB gene encoding 1,2-phenylacetyl-CoA epoxidase subunit PaaB yields MSGSSSPLWEVFVRARRGLSHTHVGSLHAPDAELALRNARDLYTRRQEGVSIWVVPASAITASSPDEKDAFFDPAADKVYRHPTFYEVPEGAAHL; encoded by the coding sequence ATGAGCGGCTCGTCCTCTCCCCTGTGGGAGGTCTTCGTGCGGGCCCGCCGTGGCCTGTCGCACACCCACGTCGGCAGCCTGCACGCCCCCGACGCCGAGCTGGCCCTGCGCAACGCCCGGGATCTCTACACCCGCCGCCAGGAGGGCGTCTCCATCTGGGTGGTGCCGGCGAGCGCGATCACCGCGTCCAGCCCGGACGAGAAGGACGCGTTCTTCGATCCGGCCGCCGACAAGGTCTACCGGCACCCCACCTTCTACGAGGTCCCCGAAGGGGCTGCGCATCTATGA
- a CDS encoding YbaB/EbfC family nucleoid-associated protein — MTFPALDRIEALARNLDGWQRELGARMAELEQSSAEGVSDSGLVTVVAAADGKILSTDINARAMRFDSYTLAEEITSAANRAQEAAAARVREIVGEVMGNAPAAERPADDGYGHDRY, encoded by the coding sequence ATGACGTTTCCGGCCCTGGACCGGATCGAGGCGCTCGCCCGCAACCTGGACGGGTGGCAGCGCGAACTCGGCGCGCGGATGGCCGAGCTGGAGCAGAGCAGCGCCGAGGGGGTGAGCGACTCCGGCCTGGTCACCGTCGTGGCCGCCGCCGACGGCAAGATCCTCTCCACCGACATCAACGCGCGGGCCATGCGCTTCGACTCGTACACGCTCGCCGAGGAGATCACCTCGGCGGCGAACCGGGCGCAGGAGGCCGCCGCGGCCCGGGTACGCGAGATCGTCGGCGAGGTGATGGGCAACGCCCCCGCCGCGGAGCGCCCCGCCGACGACGGCTACGGCCACGACCGATACTGA
- a CDS encoding type II toxin-antitoxin system RelE/ParE family toxin produces MEWEILMTGQVEEFLDQLYVRDRESHRLVNQAILVLERNGPAEGRPLVDSITASRLSNLKELRPPSAGRTEIRVLFVFDPWRSAVLLVAGDKSGQWARWYREAIPEAEQLYDTYLKERQEENR; encoded by the coding sequence ATGGAGTGGGAGATCCTGATGACCGGGCAGGTGGAGGAATTCCTCGACCAGCTCTACGTTCGCGACCGCGAATCCCACCGCCTCGTCAACCAGGCCATCCTGGTGCTCGAACGCAACGGGCCGGCCGAAGGGCGGCCTCTCGTCGACAGCATCACCGCATCGCGTCTGAGCAATCTCAAGGAGCTGCGGCCCCCGTCGGCGGGGCGGACCGAGATCAGGGTTCTGTTCGTCTTCGATCCATGGCGCTCGGCGGTGCTGCTGGTCGCCGGTGACAAGTCCGGGCAGTGGGCACGGTGGTATCGCGAAGCCATTCCGGAGGCGGAGCAGCTGTACGACACGTACCTCAAGGAACGGCAGGAGGAGAACCGATGA
- a CDS encoding AAA family ATPase, with protein MPATDLDATPGLDAELAAERAHLTASRAALTRMRERAESLFATGDKVAGDSYTAEQLGRHMARRVKELADDPTTPLFFGRLDFGEADPDHAGREYHVGRRHVTDELGEPLVLDWRAPVSRSFYRASARDPQGVAVRRRFGFSAGTLTSFEDEHLDRGEELGTASRILTAEIERPRVGPMRDIVATIQPEQDELVRADLADSICVQGAPGTGKTAVGLHRAAYLLYLHRERLRRSGVLIVGPNRAFLSYIAAVLPALGEVEVEQATVEDLVARVPVRAVDDPAAAALKHDVRMAEVLRRAVDAHIGTPTEPIMVSDGSYRWRIGLDPLHRLVTETRREGLPYATGRERVRARVVGLLQRQAEARRAESPSDAWLRRMSRIKPVTDLLDAVWPALTADGLLHRLRTDADALAAAADGLLTPEEQELFRSGKVARTAKATRWTAADAVLIDEVAGLLERPAGFGHVVVDEAQDLSPMQCRAIARRSEHGSITLLGDLAQGTAPWAATDWRESLAHLGKPDAAVVPLSVGFRVPAAVVAFANRLLPALAVDVPPARSLRHDGALDVRTAKDLTAATVAEVRAALAHDGSVGVIAADDAVDRLRAALADAGVETATADDVEAAARVTVVPATLVKGLEYDHVVVVEPAAIVAAEPRGLHRLYVVLTRAVSRLAVLHREPLPAPLAA; from the coding sequence GTGCCCGCAACCGACCTTGACGCCACACCCGGCCTCGACGCCGAACTCGCCGCCGAGCGTGCCCACCTCACCGCCTCCCGCGCCGCGCTGACCCGGATGCGGGAACGCGCCGAGTCGCTCTTCGCCACCGGCGACAAGGTGGCCGGCGACTCGTACACCGCCGAGCAGCTCGGCCGGCACATGGCCCGGCGGGTCAAGGAGCTGGCCGACGATCCGACCACCCCGCTGTTCTTCGGCCGCCTGGACTTCGGGGAGGCAGACCCGGACCACGCCGGCCGGGAGTACCACGTCGGGCGGCGGCACGTCACCGACGAGCTGGGCGAGCCGCTGGTGCTGGACTGGCGGGCCCCGGTCTCCCGGTCGTTCTACCGGGCCAGCGCGCGGGACCCGCAGGGTGTCGCGGTACGGCGCCGGTTCGGGTTCAGCGCCGGGACGCTGACCAGCTTCGAGGACGAGCACCTGGACCGGGGTGAGGAACTCGGCACCGCCAGCCGCATCCTCACCGCCGAGATCGAGCGCCCCCGTGTCGGCCCGATGCGGGACATCGTCGCCACCATCCAGCCCGAGCAGGACGAGCTGGTCCGGGCCGACCTGGCCGACTCGATCTGCGTCCAGGGCGCTCCCGGCACCGGGAAGACGGCGGTCGGGCTGCACCGCGCCGCGTACCTGCTCTATCTGCACCGGGAACGGCTGCGCCGCTCGGGTGTGCTGATCGTCGGGCCGAACCGGGCGTTCCTGTCGTACATCGCGGCGGTGCTGCCGGCGCTCGGTGAGGTCGAGGTCGAGCAGGCCACGGTGGAGGACCTGGTCGCGCGGGTACCGGTCCGCGCGGTCGACGACCCGGCCGCCGCCGCGCTCAAGCACGACGTCCGGATGGCCGAGGTGCTGCGCCGGGCGGTCGACGCCCACATCGGTACGCCCACCGAGCCGATCATGGTGTCGGACGGCTCGTACCGGTGGCGGATCGGGCTCGACCCGCTGCACCGGCTGGTCACCGAGACCCGCCGGGAAGGTCTGCCCTACGCCACCGGCCGGGAACGGGTCCGGGCGCGGGTGGTGGGGCTGCTGCAACGCCAGGCCGAGGCCCGCCGGGCGGAGTCACCGAGCGACGCCTGGCTGCGCCGGATGAGCCGGATCAAGCCGGTCACCGACCTGCTCGACGCGGTCTGGCCGGCGCTCACCGCGGACGGGCTGCTGCACCGGCTGCGCACCGACGCCGACGCGCTCGCCGCCGCCGCGGACGGCCTACTCACGCCCGAGGAGCAGGAGCTGTTCCGGTCCGGCAAGGTCGCGCGCACCGCGAAGGCGACCCGGTGGACCGCCGCCGACGCGGTGCTCATCGACGAGGTGGCCGGGCTGCTGGAACGGCCCGCCGGCTTCGGGCACGTGGTGGTCGACGAGGCGCAGGACCTGTCCCCGATGCAGTGCCGGGCCATCGCCCGGCGCAGTGAGCACGGCTCGATCACGCTGCTCGGCGACCTGGCGCAGGGCACCGCGCCGTGGGCGGCCACCGACTGGCGGGAGTCCCTGGCCCACCTGGGCAAGCCGGACGCCGCCGTGGTGCCGCTGAGTGTGGGCTTCCGGGTTCCGGCCGCCGTGGTGGCGTTCGCGAACCGGCTGCTGCCGGCGCTCGCCGTCGACGTACCCCCGGCCCGCTCGCTTCGCCACGACGGCGCGCTGGATGTGCGTACCGCCAAGGACCTGACGGCCGCGACGGTGGCCGAGGTGCGGGCGGCGCTTGCCCACGACGGCTCGGTCGGTGTGATCGCCGCCGACGACGCGGTGGACCGGCTCCGCGCGGCGCTCGCCGACGCGGGTGTCGAGACCGCGACCGCCGACGACGTCGAGGCCGCGGCGCGCGTCACGGTGGTCCCGGCGACGCTGGTGAAGGGCCTGGAGTACGACCACGTGGTGGTCGTCGAGCCGGCCGCGATCGTGGCCGCCGAGCCGCGCGGGCTGCACCGCCTCTACGTGGTGCTGACCCGGGCGGTCTCCCGCCTGGCCGTGCTGCACCGCGAGCCGCTGCCCGCGCCGCTGGCCGCCTGA
- a CDS encoding menaquinone biosynthesis protein: protein MADRIARPRVGHIQFLNCLPIYWGLMRSGALIDVDLHKDSPDRLSADLVAGDLDIGPITLVEFLKHADDLLLLPDLAVGSDGPVLSVNVVSTRPLGELDGARVALGSTSRTGVLLAQLLLAERHGVRPEYFRCPPDLTQMLLEADAGVLIGDVALRALYEAPAKGLEVTDLGQAWHDWTGLPMVFAVWAVRREFAAAHPGLVKEVHEAFLRSRDLCLAELDQVAEAAARWETFDAATLATYFRALDFSLGERQVAGLREFARRAAAYGEVPALPAGGPEFFQG from the coding sequence ATGGCCGATCGCATCGCCCGCCCCCGGGTGGGGCACATCCAGTTCCTGAACTGCCTGCCCATCTACTGGGGGCTGATGCGGTCCGGCGCGCTCATCGACGTCGACCTGCACAAGGACTCGCCGGACCGGCTGAGCGCCGATCTGGTCGCCGGTGACCTGGACATTGGCCCGATCACGCTCGTGGAGTTCCTCAAGCACGCCGACGACCTGCTGCTCCTGCCCGACCTGGCAGTAGGCAGCGACGGGCCGGTCCTCTCGGTGAACGTGGTGTCCACCCGCCCGCTGGGCGAGCTGGACGGCGCCCGGGTGGCGCTCGGCTCCACGTCGCGTACCGGGGTGCTGCTGGCCCAGCTGCTGCTCGCCGAGCGGCACGGGGTGCGCCCGGAGTACTTCCGCTGCCCGCCGGACCTGACTCAGATGCTGCTGGAGGCCGACGCCGGAGTGCTCATCGGCGACGTGGCGCTGCGCGCGCTCTACGAGGCGCCGGCCAAGGGTCTCGAGGTGACCGACCTGGGGCAGGCGTGGCACGACTGGACCGGCCTGCCGATGGTGTTCGCCGTCTGGGCGGTACGCCGCGAGTTCGCGGCTGCCCACCCGGGGCTGGTCAAGGAGGTGCACGAGGCGTTCCTGCGCTCGCGCGACCTGTGCCTGGCCGAGCTGGACCAGGTGGCGGAGGCGGCGGCCCGCTGGGAGACGTTCGACGCGGCGACGCTCGCCACGTACTTCCGGGCGCTGGACTTCTCGCTGGGGGAGCGGCAGGTGGCCGGGCTGCGCGAGTTCGCCCGCCGGGCGGCCGCGTACGGGGAGGTGCCGGCGCTGCCGGCCGGCGGACCGGAGTTCTTCCAGGGCTGA
- the paaC gene encoding 1,2-phenylacetyl-CoA epoxidase subunit PaaC, whose protein sequence is MSLFDFTLAIGDDALIAAQRLGEWTSRAPEMEEDIALANIALDQLGAARLLLTYAGELEGAGRDEDDLAYLRDDREFRNCLLVELPNGDFGVTMAKLFFLAAYQVPLYTALAGCGDERLAAVGAKARKESAYHLDHAALWVKRLGDGTEESHRRMQDAVDEVWPYVHELFTPDPAAPVDPSTLWADFDATVSVVLDEATLTRPETGWTPGGGRDGLHTEHLSYLLAEMQVLHRAHPGARW, encoded by the coding sequence ATGAGCTTGTTCGACTTCACGCTCGCCATCGGCGACGACGCGCTGATCGCGGCGCAGCGCCTCGGTGAGTGGACCTCCCGCGCTCCCGAGATGGAGGAGGACATCGCGCTCGCCAACATCGCCCTCGACCAGCTCGGCGCGGCGCGCCTGCTGCTCACGTACGCGGGCGAGCTGGAGGGCGCGGGCCGCGACGAGGACGACCTGGCCTACCTGCGCGACGACCGCGAGTTCCGCAACTGCCTGCTGGTCGAGCTGCCCAACGGTGACTTCGGCGTGACCATGGCGAAGCTGTTCTTCCTGGCCGCGTACCAGGTGCCGCTCTACACGGCGCTGGCCGGCTGCGGTGACGAACGGCTGGCGGCGGTCGGCGCGAAGGCGCGCAAGGAGTCGGCGTACCACCTGGACCACGCCGCGCTGTGGGTGAAGCGGCTCGGCGACGGCACCGAGGAGTCGCACCGGCGCATGCAGGACGCGGTCGACGAGGTGTGGCCGTACGTCCACGAGCTGTTCACCCCGGACCCGGCGGCGCCGGTCGACCCGTCCACCCTTTGGGCCGACTTCGACGCCACCGTGTCCGTGGTGCTGGACGAGGCGACGCTGACCCGCCCGGAGACGGGCTGGACGCCCGGTGGCGGCCGGGACGGCCTGCACACCGAGCACCTCTCCTATCTGCTCGCCGAGATGCAGGTGCTGCACCGCGCCCACCCCGGAGCGCGCTGGTGA
- a CDS encoding helix-turn-helix transcriptional regulator, translating into MSGVKRWRDTTNLDRAIDTAGGPRAFEAEVGAMLDHARGWRLAELRKRREMTQEQVASRMGVSVARVSQIESGNVATQEVLARYIGALGGTLKLIADFGDEQLKVA; encoded by the coding sequence ATGAGCGGGGTCAAGCGCTGGCGTGACACCACCAACCTGGACCGGGCTATCGACACGGCCGGCGGCCCGCGTGCGTTCGAGGCCGAGGTCGGGGCGATGCTCGATCACGCCCGCGGGTGGCGGCTCGCTGAATTGCGCAAGCGGCGGGAGATGACCCAGGAGCAGGTGGCATCGAGAATGGGTGTCTCGGTCGCCCGGGTGTCGCAGATCGAGTCGGGCAACGTGGCGACCCAGGAGGTGCTCGCGCGCTACATCGGCGCGCTCGGCGGCACCCTCAAGCTGATCGCCGACTTCGGCGACGAGCAGCTCAAGGTTGCCTGA
- a CDS encoding MFS transporter: protein MSFTTAASRWPDVWLAATARGVSSCGNFLVTSALTLALQSAGAGGLAVSGLLLAATLPLVALAPLTGRLADRVDSRVLLIAAGAGQGATCVALAYATDPVLVIALVALLATGLAVTQPVIAALVPAMVLPEDLPRAGALNQTAGTLGALAGPALAGLLVGQFGTRVPLLLGALSYLSLVAAGLLVRTRRGGRRATAGTAAVVAPPWRLRRDPLLTVMVGSVAAVIGAVGAVNVIEVFFIRETLGSSATVYGLVTGSWTLGIVLGAWLFARVARRLADDGALLGAGLLLLGGCGLAVLVSAAVPSAWLLAPIWLLGGVGNGGDNVFNNLLLARRVPEAARGRAFAAFGAAAQGAAMGGYLVGGLLLEVAGPRTLVAGCGVAGLLVVVALAWPVRRAVRAERAAARTATPAAVAPEPV, encoded by the coding sequence ATGTCCTTCACAACTGCCGCGTCGCGCTGGCCGGACGTCTGGCTCGCGGCCACCGCGCGCGGCGTCTCCAGTTGCGGGAACTTCCTGGTCACCAGCGCCCTTACGCTTGCGCTCCAGTCCGCCGGGGCCGGTGGGCTCGCGGTCTCCGGGCTGCTGCTCGCCGCGACACTGCCGCTCGTGGCGCTCGCCCCGCTGACCGGCCGCCTCGCCGACCGGGTGGACAGCCGGGTGCTGCTGATCGCCGCCGGGGCCGGCCAGGGCGCGACATGCGTGGCGCTCGCGTACGCCACGGATCCGGTGCTGGTGATCGCACTTGTGGCGCTGCTCGCGACCGGGCTCGCGGTCACCCAGCCGGTGATCGCCGCGCTGGTGCCGGCCATGGTGCTGCCCGAGGACCTGCCCCGTGCCGGTGCGCTGAACCAGACCGCCGGCACGCTGGGCGCACTCGCCGGCCCGGCACTGGCCGGGCTGCTCGTCGGCCAGTTCGGCACCCGCGTACCGCTGCTCCTCGGCGCCCTCAGCTATCTCTCGCTGGTGGCGGCCGGGCTGCTCGTCCGTACCCGCAGGGGAGGCCGCCGGGCGACGGCCGGGACCGCCGCCGTGGTCGCACCCCCGTGGCGGCTGCGCCGCGACCCGCTGCTGACGGTGATGGTCGGCAGCGTGGCCGCGGTGATCGGCGCGGTCGGCGCGGTGAACGTGATCGAGGTCTTCTTCATCCGGGAGACGCTCGGCAGCAGCGCGACCGTGTACGGCCTGGTCACCGGCTCCTGGACGCTCGGCATCGTGCTCGGCGCGTGGCTGTTCGCCCGCGTCGCCCGCCGGCTCGCCGACGACGGCGCGCTGCTCGGCGCCGGGCTGCTGCTCCTCGGCGGCTGCGGTCTGGCGGTGCTGGTCTCGGCGGCGGTGCCCTCGGCCTGGCTGCTCGCGCCCATCTGGCTGCTGGGCGGCGTGGGCAACGGCGGCGACAACGTCTTCAACAACCTGCTGCTGGCACGCCGGGTGCCGGAGGCGGCCCGGGGCCGCGCGTTCGCCGCCTTCGGGGCGGCCGCCCAGGGCGCCGCGATGGGCGGATACCTGGTCGGTGGCCTGCTGCTGGAGGTTGCCGGCCCGCGCACGCTCGTCGCCGGATGCGGCGTGGCCGGCCTGCTCGTGGTGGTGGCGCTGGCCTGGCCGGTCCGCCGCGCGGTACGCGCCGAGCGCGCCGCCGCCCGTACGGCCACGCCTGCCGCCGTGGCGCCGGAGCCGGTCTGA
- a CDS encoding winged helix-turn-helix domain-containing protein has product MTEALPGRSRVTISDPQVMRALAHPARMAIMEHLGTLEGGATATECAEIAGLSPSATSYHLRELAKFGLVRQAPGRGDARERVWQAVNPSYHVEVGPDADPEAHAAEAALVEAHMVRDAQRVREWLRRAPDEPPEWYAATWFSDSVLLMTAEELTELNQAIQALMEPYRRRTRTDPPAGARPVATQYRAMPLD; this is encoded by the coding sequence ATGACCGAGGCGCTTCCCGGCAGGAGCCGGGTGACGATCAGCGACCCGCAGGTGATGCGGGCGCTCGCTCACCCGGCGCGCATGGCGATCATGGAACATCTCGGCACGCTGGAGGGCGGTGCGACGGCGACCGAGTGCGCCGAGATCGCCGGGCTGTCGCCGAGCGCGACCAGCTACCACCTGCGCGAGCTGGCGAAGTTCGGGCTGGTCCGGCAGGCGCCCGGCCGGGGTGACGCCCGGGAGCGGGTCTGGCAGGCGGTGAATCCGTCGTACCACGTCGAGGTGGGACCGGACGCCGACCCGGAGGCGCATGCCGCCGAGGCGGCCCTGGTCGAGGCGCACATGGTCCGCGACGCCCAGCGGGTCCGGGAGTGGCTGCGCCGCGCGCCGGACGAGCCGCCGGAGTGGTACGCGGCGACCTGGTTCAGCGACAGCGTGCTGCTCATGACCGCCGAGGAGTTGACGGAGCTGAACCAGGCGATCCAGGCGCTGATGGAGCCGTACCGGCGACGGACCCGGACCGATCCGCCGGCCGGAGCCCGGCCGGTGGCGACGCAGTATCGGGCGATGCCGCTCGATTGA
- a CDS encoding WXG100 family type VII secretion target produces the protein MSTEALQRNKTYFEQIVSGTPDPFKPLSNAVLWPFEQLLELVAGEPDDLMRAAQLALTTGEAVRQIAGDQIADRARLRGAWDGDAAEKFHASMQSIEEAMDDLAKGLDGTKEVLVDSANASVDAFNLLVELILEFLLWFLTEVIIAAVAAALSAGVSLAATVVRVLARLATTVGRMVKIVARFAEILTKLATKLQKVAELLMRYRQVVLELRKAKKAYGAFSKAGYTREAMVFKAKRAAILFPGKFVINQASPVNIPGIGGALLDTGMGLHDVSDGRKDRNYLTDGTYRDDLGPYTKGVQNVFDSIVN, from the coding sequence ATGAGCACCGAGGCGCTCCAGCGCAACAAGACCTACTTCGAGCAGATCGTGTCGGGCACGCCCGACCCGTTCAAGCCGCTGTCGAACGCGGTGCTGTGGCCGTTCGAGCAGCTCCTGGAACTGGTCGCCGGTGAGCCGGACGACCTGATGCGGGCGGCCCAGCTCGCGCTGACCACCGGGGAGGCGGTCCGGCAGATCGCCGGTGACCAGATCGCCGACCGGGCGCGGCTGCGCGGCGCCTGGGACGGCGACGCGGCGGAGAAGTTCCACGCCTCGATGCAGTCCATCGAGGAGGCGATGGACGATCTGGCCAAGGGGCTGGACGGCACCAAGGAGGTGCTCGTCGACTCCGCGAACGCGTCGGTGGACGCGTTCAACCTGCTGGTCGAGCTGATCCTGGAGTTCCTGCTCTGGTTCCTGACCGAGGTCATCATCGCCGCGGTGGCGGCGGCGCTGAGCGCCGGCGTGAGCCTGGCCGCCACAGTGGTGCGGGTGCTGGCCCGGCTCGCCACCACCGTCGGCCGCATGGTCAAGATCGTGGCGCGGTTCGCGGAGATCCTCACGAAGCTCGCCACCAAGCTCCAGAAGGTCGCCGAGCTGCTCATGCGCTACCGCCAGGTGGTGCTGGAGCTCCGCAAAGCCAAGAAGGCGTACGGCGCGTTCAGCAAGGCCGGCTACACCAGGGAGGCGATGGTGTTCAAGGCCAAGCGCGCCGCCATCCTGTTCCCGGGCAAGTTCGTCATCAACCAGGCGTCCCCGGTGAACATCCCCGGCATCGGCGGCGCCCTGCTCGACACCGGAATGGGCCTGCACGACGTCTCCGACGGGCGCAAGGACCGCAACTACCTGACGGACGGCACGTACCGCGACGACCTCGGCCCGTACACCAAGGGCGTGCAGAACGTGTTCGACTCGATCGTGAACTGA
- a CDS encoding type VII secretion target, translating into MTSPSRNLDVQPEALRAFALASRDRSSRFRELERTFRDGHVARHSFGVMPASFSLAAAYEQQFEACLEGLADGAETMLTIAAGLMETAAAYDDTDSANDTMFTAGG; encoded by the coding sequence GTGACCAGTCCGAGCAGGAATCTCGACGTCCAGCCGGAGGCGCTGAGGGCGTTCGCCCTCGCCTCCCGGGACCGGTCCTCCCGGTTCCGTGAGCTGGAGCGGACTTTCCGCGACGGCCACGTGGCCCGGCACTCCTTCGGCGTGATGCCCGCGTCGTTCAGCCTTGCCGCCGCGTACGAGCAGCAGTTCGAGGCGTGCCTGGAGGGGCTGGCGGACGGCGCCGAGACCATGCTGACCATCGCCGCCGGTCTGATGGAGACCGCCGCCGCGTACGACGACACGGACTCGGCGAACGACACCATGTTCACCGCGGGCGGCTGA